TTTATTAAGGAGTTGAAGCTTGATGGTTTGTGTGGTGAAGTTATTGAGAATCGTATAGGTGAAGGAAGAGTAATATGTGGTCTAGTGATTTGGCCAGACCTGCAACTATTAACAGCAGTCGTCAAGCTATTTCAGTTGGTATAGATGGGGTGTACATTTGTTCACGCCAGCACTAACCCGGTGGTGCAAAGAAATACGTGGAATCAGTTAACTCTTGGTGATGAGCCAATTCCTTGGCTCGTTATTGGAGACTTAAGTAAGAAATATACTTGGTCGATAGAGCAATCATTAATGATGCCTGGATTGAGAAATTCGAGAATTGGAGATGTAAGGCGCTTCCTAGGAGGCTAGGATAGCATCAAATCATTCTCCTCTAATTGGTATTGCAGTGACTTGCCCAAGGCCACCGAGAGCACCTTTTTGTCTTCAGAAAATGTGGCTATCCCATCCCACATATGTTTTTGTCAACATCACCATAAAATTACATTACacaatctttctttctttctttttttttttatataaaaagcaCGCAATTTATTGAACACCAAGAGAAATTAGATACATCATGAGCTAGGACCCTAGGTAAGGAACTAAGGAAGGAGATAAGCGGATGGTACTGGTACAAGCCGCCGGTCTCCAGAAATACCAAGAGTTGCCTACAGTCTTAGCCTAGGTAATCACACTTCCAACGAGGATGACTCTTACATTGATCAGTACAAGcacaagaaagagaagaaaaaaaccctGTAATCtagcaacaaaataaaaatgactgcCAAGAGGGGAAGAGGCAAACCTCTATTTACAAACAATATACAAGAATAGCAACAAAGTTGGTACAATATCAAAATGAAAGAAGAGCAACAAAGTTGAGTTCCCCCTTATTCTTCGAAGATTCTAGAGACCTTTAACTCATAGGAGATGAGCATCTTATCAGCTAGATGACTAGATGTATCATTTGGAAACAGAAAACACCTCTAGCAAATAAACAGGGGAACACCCATTGTAAACTCCAGTGCCAGAGAAACTGGATAAATTTCCTGTTCCTATAAGGGGTAATTTCCATTGCTTTACAGCAGAGGAATTAATTCAATAGATTACCAGGACTAATGTGTAAAAGAAATTACTTAAAGCTGCATAAGAATCAAAAAAAGAAGACTCAAAAAGGTGAAGATGAAAAATAGCATCCTTCACATGTATCTCTGTATCTAATGGAAATCAGTCTCCAGATACTTTAATATTAACAGGTTTATCATTTATATATCATCTATACAAGTACTATCTGCAAACTTAGTACTTTGAACTGTTTCCTTTCAGCATTATTACCTCCATGTCAGAAACCAACAATTTCCTCAAGTTTTCTAGGTATCAAAAACGAATGTACAATAATACCTAATCATCAAACAAGATCTAAAGCGAAATGAATGAGTCACATCAATGGTCAATCAACCTGACCTTCTATGCTGACAACCTTTCCTGACAGCTGGTCTAATACCTTCGGTTGTTTTCTTACAATTTGCGGATTCACCTTCTATAGATGAAATAAGCCGCAGCGATGGTCAACACAACAAGACCAGTAAGAACTTCACGTCGTTCAAATCTACCATTCATCCATCCTGATAACCTTTCCTGACAACTGGTATCTTCGAACTTTTCGTCTCTGCAACAAGAAACCCCAGTCGAACCTTGGCAACCTTCAGTGCTTGCTTGAGATTCCTCTTTCTCACCGTTCTCCGAGATGGTTCTCTTTGCAGAAGCTGAACCACCATTTTCCAGAGGCTTCTCTTCCCCTACTTTCTGGCTATCTTCAGTAGGGCCAGCCAACAGTCCACCTCTGTAATTAACATAGACAAGTAAGTTTCCGCCCATTCGAACTATTGCAGGAATCATGACATACCAATAGTGACAACATCCGAAATAAATCAATAATAAAGCCAAgatgaaaaacagcaaccacCAATGACTCTCATAACCTACTACTACAACATAAGAAACAAAAAGTTAGGTGCTCCTATCCTCTATATTATACATACATACCCATATCAAGCATAAATAATATGGAACGTCGACGAAGTTTTGTTCTAACAACTAGAATGTAAACCTGAATTAAACATGTGTTTAGTTGCACACATTTAACCAAGTGGTTCCCAGACCCTAAGTTGGTCTATTATCAGCACCTTGCTGCACTTTCCACCCATACTCTTTTACTCTTTCCAGATCTACCATCTACCTGCCACCTGGCTATTTATGTCATAAACTATGATGTTCTAGCTACTTTATAAACCGATATTTTTAAGTTTACATTTGACAGGATCAAACCTCCATGACTTTTCGATACTCCACAGCTGTTCAAGGACATCTCCCTCCTCAAATGGTACCTCACTAAGTCCTTCTGCTTGAGAAGCCAACAGCGTTTTACTCTTCTTGTCGAACACTTTTCTACCATAAAGTATACCA
This genomic stretch from Papaver somniferum cultivar HN1 chromosome 5, ASM357369v1, whole genome shotgun sequence harbors:
- the LOC113277828 gene encoding uncharacterized protein LOC113277828 — its product is MAGFKRPRKAIEMMVANFDPPRKKPLICKLGTGCGPFYTHGELDHHKATTHPNDKKARDQKNKKKLAVAVIRKLRVPGAGILYGRKVFDKKSKTLLASQAEGLSEVPFEEGDVLEQLWSIEKSWRGGLLAGPTEDSQKVGEEKPLENGGSASAKRTISENGEKEESQASTEGCQGSTGVSCCRDEKFEDTSCQERLSGWMNGRFERREVLTGLVVLTIAAAYFIYRR